In bacterium, one genomic interval encodes:
- the nadB gene encoding L-aspartate oxidase: MTGLPHTVDVIIVGSGIAGLSMALRCARFADVLLITKKESAESATNWAQGGIAAVTANDDDFQLHMADTLTAGAGLCRTDVVEMVVRNAPARVRELMDLGVRFTVREGELELAREGGHSRARILHHQDQTGQEIEAVLLSQVKDQQRVQVLEHHVMVDLLVTPQPKTDEAVRGQRCFGVYVLDSRNGLISPVRAKAVVLATGGSGMVYQHTTNPSIATGDGLAAAYRAGAVVSDMEFFQFHPTTMYDRDDTVQNHLITEALRGAGAVLRSLDGEAFMPRYDSRADLAPRDIVARAIDSELKRRGDSYVYLDCTHIEPDLLRAKFPHIDSLCRSKGFDYTRDPIWVVPAAHYQCGGVETDKSGRTSIAGLYAVGEVACTGLHGANRLASNSLLEAVVYAATAAESCAGWLKESGDLPQADPWSSEGTHTEHEAVLLKHNLDEIRRTMWSYVGIVRSTRRLQRARTRLDLLTKEIAEFYQRTRMSPELVELRNLVLVADLIVRSALARKESRGLHYSTDYPSTDTSRDPQHSRLSKLAVLPAASAR; this comes from the coding sequence TTGACCGGACTTCCCCATACCGTTGATGTGATCATCGTGGGCAGCGGCATTGCCGGACTGTCCATGGCGTTGCGCTGCGCGCGTTTCGCCGATGTGTTGTTGATCACCAAGAAAGAATCCGCTGAATCCGCGACGAATTGGGCGCAGGGTGGAATCGCCGCCGTGACGGCCAACGACGACGATTTCCAACTGCACATGGCCGACACATTGACCGCGGGAGCCGGGCTGTGCCGCACCGATGTCGTCGAAATGGTCGTGCGGAATGCGCCCGCGCGGGTGCGCGAGCTTATGGACTTGGGCGTGCGGTTCACGGTGCGCGAGGGTGAACTTGAACTCGCGCGCGAAGGCGGGCACAGCCGCGCGCGTATTCTGCACCATCAGGATCAGACGGGGCAGGAGATCGAAGCCGTGCTCTTGTCGCAGGTCAAAGACCAGCAGCGCGTGCAGGTGCTGGAGCATCACGTGATGGTGGACCTGCTCGTCACGCCGCAGCCCAAGACCGATGAGGCGGTGCGTGGCCAGCGCTGTTTCGGCGTCTACGTGCTGGATTCGCGCAACGGCCTGATTTCACCCGTGCGCGCCAAAGCCGTGGTGCTGGCGACCGGCGGTTCGGGAATGGTCTACCAGCATACAACAAACCCGTCCATTGCGACCGGGGACGGGTTGGCGGCCGCCTACCGGGCGGGCGCGGTGGTTTCGGACATGGAGTTTTTTCAGTTCCATCCGACCACGATGTACGACCGTGACGACACGGTGCAAAACCACCTGATTACCGAGGCGTTGCGCGGCGCGGGTGCGGTGTTGCGTTCCTTGGACGGTGAAGCCTTTATGCCGCGCTATGATTCGCGAGCCGATCTGGCACCGCGTGACATTGTTGCGCGGGCGATTGACAGCGAATTGAAACGCCGGGGCGATTCCTACGTGTATCTCGATTGCACGCACATCGAGCCGGACCTGTTGCGCGCCAAGTTCCCGCACATAGACAGCCTTTGCCGCAGCAAGGGATTTGACTATACGCGAGATCCGATCTGGGTCGTTCCGGCCGCCCACTATCAATGTGGCGGCGTCGAAACAGACAAGTCCGGCCGAACCTCAATTGCCGGACTCTATGCCGTAGGTGAAGTCGCGTGCACCGGACTGCACGGCGCGAACCGCCTCGCTTCGAACTCACTATTGGAAGCCGTCGTCTACGCCGCCACCGCCGCGGAAAGCTGCGCCGGTTGGCTCAAAGAATCCGGTGACTTGCCGCAGGCCGATCCGTGGTCCTCAGAAGGCACGCATACGGAGCACGAAGCGGTCCTGTTGAAACACAACCTCGATGAGATCCGACGTACCATGTGGAGCTACGTTGGCATCGTACGCTCGACGCGTCGTTTGCAGCGCGCCCGCACGCGCCTCGACCTTCTGACAAAAGAAATTGCGGAATTCTACCAGCGAACCCGGATGAGTCCGGAACTGGTGGAACTCCGCAACTTAGTATTGGTAGCCGATCTTATCGTTCGATCAGCGCTGGCGCGCAAAGAGAGTCGCGGCCTGCACTACAGTACGGACTATCCGTCTACGGATACTTCACGGGATCCGCAGCATAGTCGCCTGTCGAAGTTGGCTGTTTTGCCTGCTGCTTCCGCTCGTTGA
- a CDS encoding sigma-70 family RNA polymerase sigma factor produces MSAPPSDEQDLRLVERIRGGDQQAFAELIDQYKGMVLNLVARMSGKVENPEDLAQEVFIRVWKGLGNFRGDCKLSTWIYRIALNLAIAEGKTARSRSQFLDIDDPLVERGPQFVEDHDNPYADEVRLKEQMLRLLPGMPEKHRTAVVLFYLREFSYNEISEIMDVPVGTVKSYLFRGKAWLREQLFGDSPEEFE; encoded by the coding sequence GTGTCAGCTCCGCCTTCAGACGAACAGGACCTCCGGCTGGTCGAACGGATTCGAGGGGGCGATCAGCAGGCATTTGCTGAACTTATAGACCAGTACAAAGGAATGGTCCTGAATCTGGTTGCGCGAATGTCAGGCAAGGTTGAAAACCCAGAGGACCTCGCACAGGAGGTTTTCATACGCGTCTGGAAGGGTCTGGGGAATTTTCGGGGTGATTGTAAATTATCAACTTGGATTTACCGGATCGCCCTGAATCTGGCAATCGCCGAGGGCAAGACGGCCCGCTCCCGGTCGCAGTTTCTGGACATAGATGACCCCTTGGTTGAGCGCGGTCCGCAGTTTGTAGAGGATCACGATAACCCGTATGCTGATGAGGTCCGGCTGAAGGAGCAGATGCTCCGGCTCTTGCCGGGCATGCCGGAAAAACACCGTACGGCTGTGGTACTTTTCTATTTGCGCGAGTTTTCTTATAATGAAATTTCTGAAATCATGGACGTACCGGTGGGCACGGTGAAGAGCTATCTGTTTCGCGGCAAAGCCTGGCTGCGAGAGCAGCTATTCGGCGACAGTCCGGAGGAATTCGAATGA
- a CDS encoding pyridoxal phosphate-dependent aminotransferase, with protein MPNSDISGTESPDLQVLWHGSQIQEWAKATLQGPTPSLARSAVPVVTELREIPGGPFTPRIAGGSASYGHQGLRERLAQLYEASAENILLAQGASQANFLIAGALLEQGGTAVVESPVYEPVLRGIEMLADRVMRLPRRAERNYQPDPRELAGLLTADTKLVWLTNLHNPTQTALEMDHFAALVAACDKVGAQLIVDEVYLNFIQPDFRAHAFTHGAISVNSLDKTWGLDQLRVGWAVAPAKVVERAYKFNNLMGVVQPYVTEDLADQILRSEAALSWFQLRRNTACGQMRLLMAFLKSTPELKLLPPSGGVNACLQLPGSLNDMQFSERLRTERGVTVFPGSLFELPGYIRVSIGGDPVEVRQHLTILGEAVREWR; from the coding sequence ATGCCCAACTCCGACATCTCCGGAACAGAATCGCCCGATTTACAAGTGCTCTGGCACGGTTCGCAAATACAGGAATGGGCCAAAGCGACCCTCCAAGGTCCAACGCCCTCTCTGGCCCGCAGTGCAGTACCTGTGGTCACGGAACTGCGAGAAATCCCCGGCGGTCCATTCACGCCGCGGATTGCAGGCGGAAGTGCGTCGTATGGCCATCAGGGCCTGCGCGAACGACTCGCACAACTCTATGAGGCCTCCGCTGAGAATATCTTGCTGGCCCAAGGAGCCAGCCAGGCGAATTTCCTCATTGCCGGAGCCCTGCTGGAGCAGGGTGGAACGGCAGTTGTTGAGAGCCCGGTCTACGAACCGGTCTTGCGAGGAATCGAGATGCTGGCGGATCGAGTCATGCGACTGCCGCGGCGGGCCGAGCGCAACTATCAGCCGGACCCGCGCGAGCTGGCTGGTCTGCTCACCGCCGATACGAAGTTAGTTTGGCTGACCAATTTGCATAATCCCACGCAGACTGCGTTGGAAATGGATCACTTCGCGGCTCTGGTCGCGGCCTGTGACAAAGTCGGCGCACAGCTGATCGTGGATGAAGTATACTTGAATTTCATCCAACCGGATTTCCGGGCGCACGCCTTCACACACGGGGCGATTTCGGTCAATAGTCTGGACAAGACTTGGGGTTTGGATCAGTTGCGTGTTGGCTGGGCGGTCGCACCCGCCAAGGTTGTGGAACGGGCCTATAAGTTTAACAACCTGATGGGTGTGGTTCAGCCCTACGTGACGGAGGACCTCGCCGACCAGATCCTGCGTAGTGAAGCGGCGCTATCGTGGTTTCAACTGCGCCGCAACACCGCCTGCGGACAGATGCGGCTGCTCATGGCGTTCTTGAAGAGCACGCCAGAGCTCAAGCTCCTGCCGCCAAGTGGTGGAGTAAATGCTTGTTTGCAACTACCGGGCAGCCTGAATGACATGCAATTCTCCGAGCGTCTGCGTACCGAACGCGGTGTGACGGTCTTCCCCGGATCTCTATTCGAGCTGCCGGGATACATCCGCGTGAGCATAGGAGGCGATCCTGTGGAAGTTCGTCAGCATTTGACGATTCTCGGCGAAGCCGTGCGGGAATGGCGGTAG
- a CDS encoding KpsF/GutQ family sugar-phosphate isomerase, translated as MNPNENLPAALAAAKHLLDVEAHAVAELVGRVNGDFEMALGILLKIRGHVVVTGVGKSGHIGRKISATLASTGTPSSFLHPAEAAHGDLGMVTREDAAVVISKSGESDELLTVLPYLKFLGIPIIGLLGNTRSGLAEKCDVVLDASVAEEGCPMNLAPTASTTAALALGDALAVALLTAKGFQPDDFKFLHPGGALGRRLSMTVKDVMHEGHDMPVVAPNDDLKTSIMCMTNKRLGAVCVVEPNGLLQGIFTDGDLRRALERDIDLAKVKISDVATHKPKATTRDALVMSAVNLMERHNIMVLPVVDAGYKLVGIVHMHDLLKSGIGR; from the coding sequence ATGAACCCGAACGAAAATTTGCCGGCCGCATTGGCTGCTGCCAAGCACCTGTTGGATGTTGAGGCCCACGCGGTCGCAGAGTTGGTCGGCCGTGTCAATGGCGATTTCGAAATGGCCTTGGGCATTTTGCTGAAGATCCGCGGCCATGTCGTGGTGACCGGCGTGGGCAAGAGCGGCCACATCGGACGCAAGATTTCGGCGACATTGGCCTCGACCGGTACGCCGTCGAGTTTCCTCCACCCCGCCGAAGCGGCACACGGCGACTTGGGCATGGTCACCCGCGAGGATGCAGCCGTTGTGATTTCTAAGAGCGGCGAGTCGGACGAACTACTAACCGTGCTACCGTATCTGAAGTTCTTGGGCATTCCAATCATCGGACTGTTAGGGAACACGCGCAGCGGGCTGGCCGAGAAGTGCGATGTTGTGCTGGATGCGTCGGTCGCCGAAGAAGGCTGTCCGATGAATCTTGCGCCGACCGCCTCGACCACGGCCGCTCTGGCGCTCGGGGATGCCCTAGCCGTGGCGCTGCTGACTGCCAAGGGATTTCAGCCGGACGATTTCAAGTTCCTGCACCCCGGCGGAGCGCTGGGACGCCGGTTATCCATGACCGTGAAGGACGTTATGCACGAGGGGCACGACATGCCGGTGGTGGCGCCGAACGATGACCTCAAGACTTCGATCATGTGCATGACCAACAAACGGCTTGGCGCGGTCTGTGTCGTGGAGCCCAACGGGCTTTTGCAGGGGATATTCACCGACGGCGACTTACGGCGCGCCCTTGAGCGAGACATTGATTTGGCCAAGGTCAAGATCAGCGATGTGGCCACGCACAAGCCCAAGGCAACCACGCGCGACGCGCTGGTGATGTCCGCCGTGAATCTGATGGAGCGGCATAACATTATGGTCTTGCCTGTTGTGGACGCGGGGTATAAGCTGGTGGGAATCGTGCATATGCACGACCTGCTGAAGTCCGGTATCGGAAGGTGA
- a CDS encoding HAD hydrolase family protein encodes MNNRLIEVALAFRPDLPEELVARLQKVKILLVDVDGVLTNGTIYFSDDLQESKGFSTRDGLVLGRVSRYGLLTGAISGRDSAATRARLTALRFNEIYLGHLSKWPVVEEILAKHGLSPQDAAYIGDDLIDLPPLSRVGLSVAPGDAHPALQAGVDVVLNNPGGQGCVREFIELWLWANGKWEEFIRSFEDFAK; translated from the coding sequence TTGAATAATCGCTTGATAGAAGTCGCTTTAGCCTTTCGGCCCGACCTGCCCGAAGAGCTGGTCGCACGGCTGCAGAAAGTCAAAATCCTCCTCGTGGATGTGGACGGTGTCTTGACCAACGGGACAATTTATTTTAGTGACGATCTGCAGGAAAGCAAGGGCTTTTCCACGCGGGACGGGCTTGTGTTAGGCCGCGTCAGCCGATACGGTTTGCTAACCGGTGCGATCTCCGGGCGCGACTCGGCGGCAACACGGGCGCGTTTGACTGCGCTTCGTTTTAACGAAATCTATCTCGGACATCTGTCCAAATGGCCGGTGGTTGAGGAGATTCTCGCAAAGCACGGTCTGAGCCCACAGGACGCCGCGTATATTGGCGACGATTTGATTGATTTGCCTCCTCTTTCCCGCGTCGGCCTGTCGGTTGCACCGGGCGACGCGCACCCGGCGTTGCAGGCAGGAGTTGATGTGGTCTTGAACAACCCAGGAGGCCAGGGCTGCGTGCGCGAGTTCATCGAGCTGTGGCTATGGGCTAATGGCAAATGGGAGGAGTTCATCCGCAGTTTCGAGGATTTTGCGAAATGA
- a CDS encoding S8 family peptidase, whose product MKDRCAREILVKLREFPAALDAASLDASGRVTALRPALPLRERSAELAKVIVLETVSGQAARDVCAALQHDSRIEWAELRPERTTDILQAERTTRLPLDAPPNDPYYGEQWWLDQIEAPAAWDVVAPDASILVAIVDDGVNFNLDELAGARWENAAERDGVSGVDDDGNGYTDDLFGYDFIELDGDPLPAPLDGFNSHGTHVAGIAAAARNNRLGIAGVAGGARVMGVRVGQGGSIPYGFEGVYYACVNGARVINCSWGGSTESAYEREVMRYVRARGCVVVASAGNNGSSVPRYPAAIEGVLSVAATTAANTAAAFTNYGPWVKIAAPGVHILSVIFDGSYAAWQGTSMAAPVVTAVCGMLIKRFPDWTSEQVLTAICTSADPIDTVNDTLPGWLGLGRVNAYRAVSNFEIPVGVRLTDVRFHENIGDGDNRIEADEVALLDVELSNEHGRLNGLHGTVTSLDGNITISPAELVYPPIVEAGRYWSEILDPRVHMSSAVTRGAVLPLAVEWADGTGRIVGRGTTTVLLDTTFVTIETSALRFGLGEQGALGYFDYVRGIPLGPGLALTAGPSNALYHGSIFVAADGRIADNFYGDSTGSRFDWSALPGAYAERFTSDRAPIAVRSSFDDRAMPEQDRVGAEVTSELFAWPDIPDGMILEITVTNRGSSIWSTAQAGVMLDWDIGPSSRNLGSYSANDGILEAHSTLSWLPYVGVAGLSGELETAYEVSNRDEFESGGFRDARLVEILGAGVGGFSSTARDLSHIAGLTLPTLPPAASATVRMALLTGQSAANLANVLDQLRTRSGDIRKSPDETVHLARKSVTVAPNPLGSGQPLEIRGLDDASSELRLYNVLGQEVARLVLPHATKLNIPASDLQHLAPGLLFYHLEQPGRIATGKLLYLP is encoded by the coding sequence GTGAAAGATCGTTGCGCCCGAGAAATTCTCGTTAAGCTGCGCGAGTTTCCGGCGGCTTTGGACGCTGCCTCGCTGGATGCATCAGGCCGGGTGACTGCGCTCCGGCCAGCTCTGCCGCTGCGCGAGCGCTCCGCGGAGCTGGCTAAGGTGATTGTCCTTGAAACCGTTTCCGGGCAAGCGGCGCGTGACGTATGTGCCGCCTTACAACATGACAGCCGCATCGAGTGGGCGGAACTGCGGCCGGAACGCACAACAGATATTCTCCAAGCCGAGCGAACGACTCGCTTGCCACTCGATGCACCCCCCAATGATCCATATTATGGGGAACAATGGTGGCTCGATCAGATCGAGGCGCCGGCGGCCTGGGATGTCGTCGCGCCTGATGCTTCGATCCTGGTCGCTATCGTGGACGACGGTGTGAATTTTAATCTGGACGAACTCGCGGGCGCGCGCTGGGAAAACGCCGCGGAGCGCGACGGCGTCAGCGGCGTGGATGACGATGGGAACGGCTACACGGACGATCTCTTCGGCTACGATTTCATCGAGCTGGACGGCGACCCGTTGCCCGCACCGCTCGATGGCTTTAACTCGCATGGTACGCACGTGGCCGGTATCGCCGCCGCCGCGCGTAACAATCGACTCGGCATCGCGGGAGTCGCCGGCGGCGCGCGCGTAATGGGTGTCCGTGTCGGGCAGGGCGGGAGTATTCCCTATGGTTTCGAAGGCGTCTATTACGCCTGTGTCAACGGCGCGCGCGTGATCAACTGTTCATGGGGCGGTTCGACGGAATCGGCTTATGAACGTGAAGTGATGCGCTACGTTCGCGCACGCGGCTGTGTGGTCGTGGCGTCGGCGGGCAACAACGGCAGTTCGGTGCCGCGCTATCCCGCAGCCATCGAAGGCGTACTGAGTGTGGCCGCCACAACTGCCGCCAACACCGCCGCGGCCTTCACGAATTATGGCCCATGGGTTAAGATCGCCGCGCCCGGAGTCCACATTCTTTCGGTCATATTTGACGGCAGCTACGCGGCGTGGCAAGGCACGAGCATGGCCGCACCGGTGGTAACAGCCGTCTGTGGAATGCTGATCAAGCGATTTCCGGATTGGACCAGTGAACAGGTGCTTACAGCGATCTGCACCTCCGCCGACCCGATTGATACGGTCAACGACACGCTGCCCGGATGGCTCGGTCTCGGACGCGTCAATGCCTATCGTGCCGTATCGAATTTCGAGATACCGGTGGGCGTGCGCCTGACGGACGTGCGTTTTCACGAGAACATCGGCGACGGCGACAACCGCATTGAAGCCGACGAAGTCGCGCTGCTCGATGTGGAACTGTCTAACGAGCATGGTCGCTTGAACGGATTGCACGGGACGGTGACCAGTCTCGACGGCAACATTACCATATCGCCCGCAGAGTTGGTCTATCCGCCCATCGTTGAAGCGGGCCGCTATTGGTCGGAGATTCTTGATCCCCGCGTTCACATGTCCTCCGCTGTTACGCGCGGCGCGGTATTGCCGCTCGCGGTTGAATGGGCAGACGGCACGGGCCGCATTGTAGGTCGCGGTACCACGACCGTCTTGTTGGACACGACGTTTGTGACGATCGAGACCTCCGCGCTGCGGTTTGGCTTAGGTGAGCAGGGCGCATTGGGCTACTTCGATTACGTTCGCGGCATACCGCTTGGTCCTGGTCTGGCCCTCACCGCAGGACCCAGCAACGCGCTCTACCACGGCTCAATATTTGTTGCTGCCGATGGTCGCATCGCCGACAACTTTTACGGCGACTCGACCGGTTCGCGCTTCGATTGGAGCGCATTGCCCGGCGCCTACGCCGAGCGCTTCACGTCGGATCGAGCACCCATTGCGGTTCGATCGTCGTTTGATGATCGAGCCATGCCGGAACAGGATCGTGTTGGCGCCGAAGTCACGTCGGAGCTCTTCGCGTGGCCCGATATTCCGGACGGCATGATTCTGGAAATAACGGTGACCAACCGCGGCAGCTCAATCTGGTCTACTGCGCAGGCCGGCGTAATGCTCGATTGGGACATAGGCCCGTCCAGCCGCAATCTCGGCAGCTATAGCGCGAACGACGGGATACTGGAAGCTCACAGTACGTTGTCATGGCTACCCTACGTCGGCGTGGCTGGCTTGTCGGGGGAGCTTGAAACCGCTTATGAAGTCAGTAATCGCGACGAATTCGAGTCCGGCGGCTTCCGCGACGCACGTTTAGTTGAAATTCTCGGCGCGGGGGTTGGCGGCTTCAGTTCAACGGCTCGCGACCTTTCGCACATCGCCGGACTTACGTTGCCAACGCTGCCGCCTGCCGCATCCGCGACCGTACGCATGGCGCTGTTGACCGGTCAGAGTGCCGCCAACCTCGCGAATGTTCTCGATCAACTTCGCACTCGCAGTGGCGACATTCGCAAGTCGCCGGACGAAACGGTGCATCTCGCGCGCAAGTCCGTGACCGTCGCTCCGAATCCGTTGGGCAGCGGACAGCCGCTCGAGATTCGCGGGCTGGACGACGCCTCATCGGAACTGCGGCTCTACAACGTATTGGGTCAAGAAGTGGCGCGGCTGGTTCTGCCTCACGCCACAAAACTCAATATACCGGCATCTGACCTTCAGCACCTTGCGCCGGGACTGCTATTCTATCATTTGGAACAGCCGGGACGGATTGCCACCGGAAAACTTCTCTATCTGCCTTAA
- a CDS encoding T9SS type A sorting domain-containing protein: MVAKHLKHIAFSAACLMLLLGWAGAAHAQQFDVTGFGLSGSGTVLDSVVSPTEIAFVVLAVDVPAGWDISGVARQDSTHWQVRALFYDTGVPSGDPSSAEYLSVDSLQFSVNDGVSPQRVEFRLAMPDVIGANIRSVQFVLMVYGTDSDGDPHYSEAVSSFLEVSGVPPVNNSVDAQHAQYLRIEELIPSQPTITSPEIGSDVGRVFTVHYDQPLSAVARSLRLEIRETGESGIFEVHQLYLADTVAGADKQVTVNSLNLAQSQGVDSVTGVVALNHLSRLRFQLFYEIADAPGGPADPSPPITDVVVDLLTETPQLVEPRVGSEAVEPNVRVIYVLPEDADTVQLIFEVDSLTRVADSLSPHILTIVPDFIREGEHYFNLDGTQIGTGGPNVLLSNNGLEDALVEQALYNVTLSIGDQVGNPVRTATNYGYIWPEDLTTVPPRILAPLDNGVDNSTFWIQFELPEVPLPGSVELRLFGIPVYPGSQHVIHLGGLSAAGVHGLYLNGRALDLSGPPVTSVEGGNQLQHRHTYNIFVFYKDQYGNDEASSTFRRGRYDDATDAPTILTPAEGDSFRYAGTEFRYSQPETAAPGTLRLIIEQTGGPEHDLYSPHVLYLSDLAAGDEKSVVFQPTFLGSGIGIDSVTNPGSLVPRGIYRLTIAYQDTLLNEVTSVFVRDIFFPSGSSVVVSGSVISTEIIPGASHVPLLQFNLSSIGESSMRGLTLAVEGGLQPEDIFSNRMIVWSSVDSLLQTELDTPLDTLDAWISGPMRWDSLAVPLSATPRHVIVSASFRVGANPANEANLVLLSGDDVDCGGDPVLCLNCPIGLPDIPLPVLVSSMYLEDDTTFNSLVVNWIVESEYNTLGFRLWRYDDASGTTQAIASYATDERLYGRGSAATAKRYFYPDQGLRVGVNYTYSLEVISADGLTEFMVPFTATGTPSAAPVDFNLRKIYPNPFNQETTIEYVVPFSENVELTIYNLLGQPVRTIVNSQLAPAVYRSVWNGRNDAGLVVPSGLYLVRLKAAGRFDMTHKVLLVR; encoded by the coding sequence ATGGTCGCGAAACACCTCAAGCATATCGCCTTCTCTGCCGCCTGTCTGATGCTCTTGCTGGGATGGGCCGGAGCGGCGCACGCGCAACAGTTTGACGTGACAGGCTTTGGCTTATCCGGCAGCGGAACCGTGCTGGACAGCGTGGTATCTCCGACGGAAATCGCATTTGTCGTGCTTGCAGTAGATGTGCCGGCGGGCTGGGACATCTCCGGCGTCGCCCGGCAGGACTCGACGCATTGGCAAGTCCGTGCATTGTTCTACGATACCGGAGTTCCGTCCGGCGATCCTTCGTCCGCTGAGTATTTATCGGTGGACTCGTTGCAGTTTTCGGTCAATGACGGCGTGTCGCCGCAGCGCGTCGAATTCCGCCTGGCGATGCCTGATGTCATCGGGGCCAACATTCGTTCTGTACAGTTTGTCCTCATGGTTTACGGTACGGACTCCGACGGTGACCCGCACTATTCCGAAGCGGTATCGAGCTTCCTCGAAGTGTCGGGGGTTCCGCCCGTCAACAATTCCGTGGATGCCCAGCACGCGCAGTACTTACGGATTGAAGAGCTCATCCCGTCGCAGCCCACAATCACGTCACCGGAGATCGGTTCCGACGTGGGCCGCGTCTTCACGGTTCATTATGACCAGCCGCTGTCAGCGGTCGCGCGGTCGCTCCGCCTGGAAATCCGTGAAACGGGTGAAAGCGGGATCTTTGAAGTCCATCAACTTTATTTGGCGGACACTGTGGCGGGCGCCGACAAGCAGGTCACCGTGAATTCGCTCAATCTCGCCCAATCGCAAGGCGTGGACTCGGTCACGGGAGTAGTGGCTCTGAACCATTTGTCGCGCCTGCGCTTCCAGTTGTTCTATGAGATCGCCGACGCTCCGGGCGGTCCGGCCGATCCGTCACCGCCGATCACCGATGTTGTGGTGGACCTGCTAACGGAAACTCCGCAACTAGTAGAGCCGCGCGTTGGATCCGAGGCCGTCGAGCCGAATGTTCGCGTCATCTATGTCTTGCCCGAGGATGCGGACACGGTGCAGTTGATTTTCGAGGTGGACTCGTTGACACGCGTGGCCGATTCGCTGAGTCCGCACATCCTGACGATTGTCCCGGACTTCATTCGCGAAGGTGAGCACTACTTCAATTTGGACGGCACGCAGATTGGCACGGGCGGTCCCAACGTTCTCCTAAGCAACAACGGACTCGAAGACGCGCTGGTCGAGCAAGCCCTTTACAACGTGACGCTGAGCATTGGTGACCAAGTCGGCAACCCCGTTCGCACGGCAACAAACTATGGCTATATCTGGCCCGAAGACCTGACCACCGTGCCGCCGCGCATCCTTGCTCCGCTGGACAACGGCGTGGACAACAGCACCTTCTGGATACAGTTTGAACTCCCGGAGGTTCCGTTGCCGGGGAGTGTCGAGCTGCGTTTGTTCGGGATTCCGGTCTATCCTGGATCACAGCATGTGATACACCTTGGCGGCCTGTCCGCGGCGGGCGTGCACGGTTTGTATCTGAATGGTCGCGCTCTCGATCTGTCCGGACCGCCAGTGACGTCGGTGGAAGGCGGCAATCAGTTGCAGCACCGTCATACTTATAACATCTTTGTCTTCTATAAAGACCAGTACGGCAACGATGAAGCCAGCTCGACCTTCCGTCGGGGACGCTACGACGACGCGACGGATGCGCCGACAATTCTGACTCCAGCCGAAGGTGACTCGTTCCGCTATGCCGGCACGGAGTTTCGCTATTCGCAGCCAGAAACGGCTGCGCCGGGGACGCTGCGGCTAATCATCGAGCAGACCGGTGGGCCCGAGCACGATCTCTATTCACCACATGTTTTGTATCTGTCGGACCTTGCTGCAGGTGATGAGAAGTCAGTTGTATTTCAACCGACGTTCCTGGGTTCGGGCATTGGCATTGACTCTGTGACCAATCCGGGTTCGTTGGTCCCGCGCGGCATCTACCGCCTGACGATCGCCTACCAGGATACGCTGTTAAACGAAGTGACTTCTGTGTTCGTGCGCGACATCTTCTTTCCCAGCGGCTCATCCGTGGTCGTTAGCGGGTCCGTGATAAGCACCGAGATCATTCCCGGAGCGAGTCATGTTCCGCTCTTGCAGTTCAACCTCTCATCAATCGGCGAGAGCTCGATGCGGGGCCTCACTCTGGCGGTTGAAGGGGGATTGCAGCCGGAGGACATATTCAGCAATCGCATGATTGTCTGGTCCAGCGTAGATTCCCTGCTCCAAACCGAGCTCGACACGCCCCTCGACACTCTGGATGCCTGGATCAGCGGGCCGATGCGCTGGGATAGCTTGGCCGTGCCGCTAAGCGCGACGCCGCGGCATGTTATTGTCAGCGCTTCTTTCCGCGTTGGCGCGAATCCGGCAAACGAAGCCAATCTTGTCCTGCTCAGCGGCGACGACGTGGACTGTGGTGGAGATCCCGTGTTGTGCCTCAACTGCCCGATCGGGTTGCCGGACATTCCGTTGCCAGTGCTGGTGTCAAGCATGTATTTGGAAGACGACACCACATTTAATTCGCTTGTTGTGAACTGGATCGTCGAATCGGAGTATAACACGCTTGGTTTCCGCCTGTGGCGGTATGATGATGCAAGCGGCACGACTCAAGCCATCGCCAGCTATGCCACCGACGAACGCCTCTACGGGCGCGGGAGTGCGGCCACGGCCAAGCGCTATTTCTACCCGGATCAGGGGCTTCGCGTGGGCGTGAATTACACGTACAGTCTTGAAGTGATTAGCGCGGACGGGCTGACCGAGTTCATGGTGCCGTTCACGGCGACCGGGACTCCGTCGGCTGCTCCCGTGGATTTTAATTTACGCAAGATATATCCCAATCCGTTTAATCAGGAAACGACGATCGAGTACGTCGTCCCGTTCTCGGAAAATGTCGAACTGACCATTTATAATTTGTTAGGTCAGCCCGTTCGTACAATTGTCAACTCGCAATTGGCTCCTGCTGTTTACCGTTCCGTTTGGAATGGCCGCAACGATGCCGGGTTGGTTGTGCCGTCCGGCCTCTATCTGGTCCGCCTGAAAGCGGCGGGCCGGTTCGATATGACGCACAAGGTGCTGCTCGTTCGTTAA